CTATACCAGTGTTCAAAAGTCGAGTATTTTAGAGATAAAGTAAAAAAGGCAGGATTTCTAAATCCTGCCACAATAAGTAGTTCTAACTTTTGTGTTCTTCTTAAACTATCTTTAATTAAAAAGCAGGTACAACTGCACCTTTATGCTTCTTATTAATGAATTTCTTTACTTCCGGAGAATTCAACGCTTTGGCCAATTCTTTTAGTTCAGGTCTGGATTCATCACCTTTGCGAACTGCTAATACATTAACATATGGAGAATTAGCATTTTCAATAAACAACGCGTCTTTTGTTGGAACAAGTTTTGCCTCTAAAGCATAATTAGTGTTTATAACTGCTGCATCAACATCCGGTAACACTCTTGGTAAAGTGGCTGCTTCAAGTTCAACGATTTTTATTTTTTTAGGATTTTTGATAATGTCACTTACTTTGGCTTTAATACCGACATTTGGTTTTAGTTTTATTAATCCCGCTGATTGCAAAAGTAGCAAAGCTCTACCACCATTTGTAGCATCATTTGGTATAGCAATTGTGGCCCCCTGTTTTAATTGGCTAAGTTTTTTTACTTTTCGAGAATATATTCCCATTGGTTCAATATGCACTTTTGCAATATATGTTAGATTAAGACGATGTTGTTTTGAAAAATCCTCAAGATAAGGTATATGTTGGAAGAAATTAGCGTCTAACTCTTTGTCAGCCAGTTTGAGATTTGGCTGGATATAATCTGTGAACTCTACAATCTCTAATCTGATTCCCTTTTTCTCAAGAATAGGTTTTACAACATTTAAAATTTCTGCGTGAGGCACGGGTGTTGCACCAACTTTTATGGTTATTTTTTTCTTCACAGTAGTTTGTGTCTGTTTAGCAGAGGTATTTGCCTGCTTTGCGCCATACCCAACAAGTGAAACTATTAAAAGTCCAAATATTAATAATGTTATCAAAATTCTTTTCCTAATAAGTCTTTTCATAATTAAACCCCTCCTTCTACAATAAATTTTAATGTTACCTATTTCTTGATAGCCGTCGAACAAAAAAATCACCTACAAGCTGCGTCAACTGCACCATAGCAATCAAAATTGCTACAGTCCAAAGCATTATATCAATCATAAACCGCTGATACCCATACCTGACAGCCAAATCTCCTAATCCTCCACCACCTATAACACCTGCCATAGCCGAATACCCTATCAGATTTATAGCCGTAATAGTAATTCCTGAAACTATCGAAGGCAAGGCTTCAGGAATTAACACTTTTATTACAATTTGAAACGGGGAAGCCCCCATAGCCTGTGCCGCTTCAATAACACCACGGTCTACCTCTCTCAAAGCTGTTTCTGTGAGCCTGCCCATAAAAGGAATAGCTGCAACTGACAAAGGTACAATAGCCGCGGTAGTTCCAATTGATGTTCCAACTATCAGTCGGGTAAAAGGCATAAGGACTATCAAAAGAATCACAAATGGTATTGAACGAAATATATTTACAATGGTACTTAATATTTTATTTAAAATATCATTTTGAAGTATTTGCCCCTTGTCAGTCACCATAAGGAGCACACCAAGTGGTATTCCCAGCACTGTTGCTATAAGGGTCGAAATAACCACCATGTATATAGTTTGCCATGTAGAAACTAATAACAGCTGCAAAGTTTCAGACATTATCTATCACCTCCACCTCAAGCCCCAACTCCCTCAGATATCTTAAAACACCTTCAATTTCGTTATTACCTCTCAGTTCAACTATGAGAGTACCATAAGGTATACCTTGAATCTGATCAATATTCCCATAGAGCATATTGATATCCATGTCAAACTTTTTAATGATACTGCTCAAAATAGGCTCAGCAGTAACCTCACCAAAAAAGTCAATCTTGATAATTTTCCATTCCAAATGGCTACGGTGGAGGTTTCTAATTTTATCTTTTAATTCCTCTGGAAGTTCAGAAAAAGTCAAAGATCTTAAGAAATTTCGAGCAATTCTTGTCTTTGGATTTGCAAATATTTCAGTAAGTAGTCCTTGTTCAACAATTTGACCTTTTTCCATCACTGCCACTTTGTTGCAAATTTGTTTGACAACATTCATCTCGTGCGTTACCACTACAATGGTAATTCCAAACTCTTTGTTAATTTCTTTAAGAAGATTCAAAATAGACAAAGTGGTCTCCGGATCTAACGCTGAGGTTGCCTCATCACACAAGAGTACTTTTGGATTGTTAGCCAGGGCCCTGGCTATGCCTACGCGCTGTTTTTGTCCACCTGATAGCTGCGATGGATAGCTATTTGCTTTATTAGTAAGCCCAACCAATTCTAAAAGCTCTTTTACTCTACTGTCTATTGTTTTTTTGTCCAGCCCTGCAATTTCTAAAGGAAACGCTACATTCCCTTTAACTGTTCGGGATGACAAAAGGTTAAAATGTTGAAATATTATGCCTACCTTTTTTCGCATTTCTTTCAGCTCAGCAGGAGAAAGCTTTGTCATTTCAACCCCATCTATTTCTACTGATCCATAGGTAGGTTTTTCTAGCATATTTATACATCGAATAAGTGTACTTTTACCAGCACCACTGGGACCTATAATCCCAAAAATGTCACCTTTTTCTATGTTCAAATTAACATTATCTAATGCCTTGATAGCTATCCCATTTGAGTGGTATATTTTTGTAAGATTTCCAATTCTGATCAATAATCTTCCTCCTCTGAAAGTATGTTTTATAATGTCAGCTTCCCAATCAATTCTTCAGAAAAACTTTAGATACCTAAAATTATTTGCTCAATTATCAAGATCCAAGTCTATTTGAAGCATATGCGCACCATCTTCTATTCAATCTCCCACACCTCAAGCTGAAGCACATAGGACAATAGGACATTGAATTACACAATTACTTTAAATACAAGCCATAAAAATTACATTAAAAATTTATTAATATCAAACATCCTCAAAAAGAGCAGTTGATAGATATTTTTCACTTTAAATTTTTGAATTGTTGGGTATAAAGGTTAGTAAGATTTCTTGCAATTCTTGCCTTATTATTACTCCTCTTTTTTACTCCGAGTATTTTTATATGTTTAGTCAGTTGCTTTTATTTTAATATCTTAAAAAACATTTGTCAATAAATTTTAGAATAAAAAATTCCGATAATTTGCATCGAAATAGTATAGATTTATTTTGAAATACTTTCTTTTAACCTAACAACAGCTCATAATGAAATGTGCCTTTTTTCAAATGACTGTAAAACAAATAAAAAAAGCAGGTAGTTTATCTACCTGCCCACTTTAAAAAGTCTCCTTTGTTATCTTGCTTGGACTATGAACTTTATTGCCGTTCTCTCTTCTCCATCGATATTAATTTCTGAAAACGCAGGGATTACAATCAAATCAATCCCATTTGGTGCCACTTTACCTCTTGCAATTGCAATGGCTTTAACAGCCTGATTTACAGCACCTGCTCCAACTGCCTGAAGTTCTGCGCATCTTTTTTCTTTAATCACAGCAGTCAGAGCCCCTGCCACCTTCTGTGGTTTTGATGTAGCAGCAACTTTTAGAACTTCCATCCTTTCCATACCTCCTGAATATGGTGTTATGACAGCTTGTTCAACTATTCAGTTATATAATTCTACATGATTTAAAAAATTCCTTCTTGGCAAGTAGAAAATTTTTTAAATATCAATGCCCCAAAATTTTATTGTATCTTCTTATTATCATGTTTGCACAGGTATTTATAATAAGGACAATGATAATCAACAGTGTTGCCGTAGCATAAGAGTTCACTTTTGAAAGACCTTCAGAAGAAAGAATATACAAGTGCACAGCCATTGTCCTTGCCGGGCTAAATATGCTTGTTGGAAGGTTCAAAGAACTTCCTGCAGTCAAAAGCACTGCAGCAGTCTCACCTATCGCCCTTCCAACACCTAAAATTACACCTGTCAAAATACCTGGCATTGCAGGAGGTATGACCACTTTTGCAATCGTCTGCCATTTTGTGGCACCAAGGGCAAGACTGCCTTCTCTAAAGGACATAGGAACTGTTTTTAAAGCTTCTTCGGATGTCCTCACAATTGTTGGCAAAATCATTATTGACAAAGTAAGCGCACCAGACAAGATAGACCATCTAAATCCAAGAGCAATGACAAAAAAAGCAAAACCAAAAAGCCCATAGATAATTGAAGGGATTCCAGCTAATGTTTCAGTACCAAATCTAATAAGCGACAATATCTTCCCTTTTTTTGCGTATTCTGTAAGATAGATTGCAGCCAAAACACCAATTGGCGCAGCAATAATCACTGCTAAGATTGTAATGTAAATGGTACCAACTATTACAGGGAAGATTCCCCCGCTTTTTCCCATATCTTCAGGATACTCAGTGATAAACGATAATTTTATCCCTTGTATTCCATTTACTACAATGTGAAATAAAATTGCCAAAAGAATAGCAATTGTTATCAATGTAAATATTCCAATAATGGCAAACACAATACCCTGTATTATTTTATTTTTCTTTATCATCTTTCTTCACCAACTCTTCTTGCAATTACATTTGCAATTGTATTTAAAATCATGATAATCACAAAAAGTACAATACCAGTTGCAAAAAGTGCCTGAGCATGTTTTCCTGATGCATACCCCATCTCAATTGCAATATTTCCTGTGAGAGTCCTTACCTGGTCAAATATCCCTTTTGGAATCTTGGGACTGTTACCTGCAACCATAATTACTGCCATAGTCTCGCCAATTGCTCTTCCCATCCCCAATATCACTGAGGCAATTATACCTGACCTTGCAGCTGGTAAAATTACTCCTTTTATTGTCTGCCAGTGGGTTGCACCAAGTGCCAATGAACCTTCCTTATACTCCTTTGGCACAGACCTAATCGAAACTTCTGATATATTTATAATAGTTGGTAGAATCATAATTCCCAAGATTATTGATGAAGCCAAAACTGAAAAACCTGAACCGCCAAACATTTTTCTTATAAGCGGTACAATTACAACAAGCCCGTAAAAACCATACACAACAGAAGGAATACCAGCAAGAAGTTCAACAAAAGGTCGAACTGCCCTCGCAACTTTTTCGCTCACAAGCTCACCCAAAAATATTGCAGTTGCAATACCAATAGGAACTCCTATTATAATTGCCCCCAAAGTTACATACACAGAGCCAATTATCATTGGCAAAATACCAAACTTGCCACTCAAGGGTGCCCATTTTGTACCAAGAATAAAATTGAAAAGCCCGTATTCTTTGATTATTGAAAAGCCTTCTTTGAATATAAATATTGTTATCAACAAGACAGAGATGACAGAAACCACCGCAGCAAGGAGCAAAATTAACTCGATTAGGCGATTCTTTTTTGGCATCCCTTTCTTCTCCTCATTTTCAAAATTTTCTGCAAAAATCTATCTTGAATTTAATATCCAAAATCTTACTTAACTTTTATATAATGGTACTTTTCTACTATAGCCTGTCCTTTGCTACTGAGAGCAAAGTCAATAAAGTCTTTTACAAGTCCTGTTGGCTTGTTCTTTGTCAAGAATAGAAACGGCCTTTGTAGTTTGTACTTGCCGTTTTTGACATTCTCTTCTGTTGCCTCAACACCCTCAATACTTACAGCCTTGACAGTTGAGTCAACAACTCCCATCGAAATAAATCCAATTGCATTTGGGTCTTGTGAAATTGACTGCTTTACAGCACCAGTTGATGGCTGTACAACTGCAGAGTCTGTTATGCTTTCACCTTTCATAACAAGCTCTTCAAATGCACCACGTGTACCTGAACCTTCTTCACGTGTTACAACAACAATCTGTGCGTCTTTTCCACCAACATCTTTCCAATTTTTAATCTTTCCTGAATAGATATTTCTTATCTGTGACAAGGTAAGATTTTTGATTGGGTTTGAAGGATTGACAACAATTGCTATTCCATCAATTGCAATCTTGAATTCCTTTAGACCCTTTTCTTCTGGTTTTAGCTCACGCGAAGATGTTCCAATGTCAGCAACACCATCTCTTGCTGATTTTATTCCAACTCCAGAACCACCACCCTGAACCTCAATCTTTGTATCAGGATGCTTTTGCATAAACGCTTTTGCCAAATCGTCTGCCAAAGGTTGAACAGAGGTAGAACCTGCAACTGTAATTGACTTTTTAGAAGATGGGCCTTGAACAGTTGAACTTTTGCATCCAAACAGCAAAAAGCTTAGCATACTAATTATCAAAAACAGAGTAACAACTTTTTTGTTCATCTTTTCACTCCTCAATAAAAGTTTTTGTTTACAAAATATTTTTACCCTTTGTATCGATTCTTATATTTTTAATTCTATAATATCAATGTTAAATCAATTTAAAATGAACGTTAAATCTATGTTAAAAACACCTCACAGCCCTTTAATAT
This Caldicellulosiruptor changbaiensis DNA region includes the following protein-coding sequences:
- a CDS encoding MetQ/NlpA family ABC transporter substrate-binding protein — its product is MKRLIRKRILITLLIFGLLIVSLVGYGAKQANTSAKQTQTTVKKKITIKVGATPVPHAEILNVVKPILEKKGIRLEIVEFTDYIQPNLKLADKELDANFFQHIPYLEDFSKQHRLNLTYIAKVHIEPMGIYSRKVKKLSQLKQGATIAIPNDATNGGRALLLLQSAGLIKLKPNVGIKAKVSDIIKNPKKIKIVELEAATLPRVLPDVDAAVINTNYALEAKLVPTKDALFIENANSPYVNVLAVRKGDESRPELKELAKALNSPEVKKFINKKHKGAVVPAF
- a CDS encoding methionine ABC transporter permease — its product is MSETLQLLLVSTWQTIYMVVISTLIATVLGIPLGVLLMVTDKGQILQNDILNKILSTIVNIFRSIPFVILLIVLMPFTRLIVGTSIGTTAAIVPLSVAAIPFMGRLTETALREVDRGVIEAAQAMGASPFQIVIKVLIPEALPSIVSGITITAINLIGYSAMAGVIGGGGLGDLAVRYGYQRFMIDIMLWTVAILIAMVQLTQLVGDFFVRRLSRNR
- a CDS encoding methionine ABC transporter ATP-binding protein, giving the protein MIRIGNLTKIYHSNGIAIKALDNVNLNIEKGDIFGIIGPSGAGKSTLIRCINMLEKPTYGSVEIDGVEMTKLSPAELKEMRKKVGIIFQHFNLLSSRTVKGNVAFPLEIAGLDKKTIDSRVKELLELVGLTNKANSYPSQLSGGQKQRVGIARALANNPKVLLCDEATSALDPETTLSILNLLKEINKEFGITIVVVTHEMNVVKQICNKVAVMEKGQIVEQGLLTEIFANPKTRIARNFLRSLTFSELPEELKDKIRNLHRSHLEWKIIKIDFFGEVTAEPILSSIIKKFDMDINMLYGNIDQIQGIPYGTLIVELRGNNEIEGVLRYLRELGLEVEVIDNV
- a CDS encoding stage V sporulation protein S gives rise to the protein MEVLKVAATSKPQKVAGALTAVIKEKRCAELQAVGAGAVNQAVKAIAIARGKVAPNGIDLIVIPAFSEINIDGEERTAIKFIVQAR
- the pstA gene encoding phosphate ABC transporter permease PstA gives rise to the protein MIKKNKIIQGIVFAIIGIFTLITIAILLAILFHIVVNGIQGIKLSFITEYPEDMGKSGGIFPVIVGTIYITILAVIIAAPIGVLAAIYLTEYAKKGKILSLIRFGTETLAGIPSIIYGLFGFAFFVIALGFRWSILSGALTLSIMILPTIVRTSEEALKTVPMSFREGSLALGATKWQTIAKVVIPPAMPGILTGVILGVGRAIGETAAVLLTAGSSLNLPTSIFSPARTMAVHLYILSSEGLSKVNSYATATLLIIIVLIINTCANMIIRRYNKILGH
- the pstC gene encoding phosphate ABC transporter permease subunit PstC; translated protein: MPKKNRLIELILLLAAVVSVISVLLITIFIFKEGFSIIKEYGLFNFILGTKWAPLSGKFGILPMIIGSVYVTLGAIIIGVPIGIATAIFLGELVSEKVARAVRPFVELLAGIPSVVYGFYGLVVIVPLIRKMFGGSGFSVLASSIILGIMILPTIINISEVSIRSVPKEYKEGSLALGATHWQTIKGVILPAARSGIIASVILGMGRAIGETMAVIMVAGNSPKIPKGIFDQVRTLTGNIAIEMGYASGKHAQALFATGIVLFVIIMILNTIANVIARRVGEER
- a CDS encoding phosphate ABC transporter substrate-binding protein, encoding MNKKVVTLFLIISMLSFLLFGCKSSTVQGPSSKKSITVAGSTSVQPLADDLAKAFMQKHPDTKIEVQGGGSGVGIKSARDGVADIGTSSRELKPEEKGLKEFKIAIDGIAIVVNPSNPIKNLTLSQIRNIYSGKIKNWKDVGGKDAQIVVVTREEGSGTRGAFEELVMKGESITDSAVVQPSTGAVKQSISQDPNAIGFISMGVVDSTVKAVSIEGVEATEENVKNGKYKLQRPFLFLTKNKPTGLVKDFIDFALSSKGQAIVEKYHYIKVK